The following proteins are co-located in the Pyricularia oryzae 70-15 chromosome 1, whole genome shotgun sequence genome:
- a CDS encoding methionine adenosyltransferase 2 subunit beta produces the protein MTEKRALVTGATGLLGREVAKAFQLKHGWTVTGTAFSRADGVSTLRADLANEAEVEKVLDQVKPHVVVHCAANRFPDKVDQDPEGTRRLNVAATASLARLCADRDVALIYISTDYVFSGRPGEAPYAAGAATGPTNLYGQTKLDGEKAVLEEMAAKGRGVVMRVPVLYGHAETPGESAVNVLMDAVWKSQEAETKIKMDHWAIRYPTNTEDVGRVCADVAEKYVDAQDAKSLPKVLQFSSEDKLTKYEICQVFGEIMGLSIEGIEANTQGNDPNASVQRPYDCHLSTKELKDLGIDVSTQDFGDWWRREVKAFRK, from the exons ATGACTGAAAAGCGTGCGCTGGTTACCGGTGCCACTGGGCTCCTCGGACGTGAGGTTGCCAAGGCATTCCAACTCAAGCATGGCTGGACCGTAACGGGGACGGCCTTTTCGCGCGCCGATGGCGTGTCCACGCTGAGGGCTGACCTAGCCAACGAGGCCGAAGTTGAAAAGGTTCTTGATCAGGTCAA GCCTCATGTGGTTGTGCATT GCGCCGCCAACAGGTTCCCCGACAAGGTGGATCAGGATCCGGAGGGCACGCGACGTCTCAACGTGGCCGCGACGGCTTCCTTGGCTCGTCTCTGCGCGGACAGGGACGTGGCGCTCATCTACATCTCCACCGACTACGTCTTCTCTGGCAGGCCCGGTGAGGCGCCTTACGCGGCTGGGGCTGCCACGGGTCCCACCAACCTGTACGGGCAGACCAAGCTCGATGGCGAAAAGGCCGTCCTCGAGGAGATGGCAGCCAAGGGGCGTGGTGTAGTCATGAGGGTCCCGGTGCTGTACGGACACGCCGAGACCCCCGGCGAGAGCGCGGTCAACGTCCTCATGGACGCGGTCTGGAAGTCCCAGGAGGCCGAGACCAAGATCAAGATGGACCACTGGGCCATTAGGTATCCCACCAACACGGAGGATGTCGGGCGGGTCTGCGCTG ACGTTGCGGAGAAGTACGTCGACGCTCAAGACGCCAAGTCGCTGCCGAAGGTGCTTCAGTTCTCGAGTGAGGACAAGCTTACCAAGTACGAGATTTGCCAGGTGTTTGGAGAGATCATGGGGCTTAGCATTGAGGGGATCGAGGCAAACACCCAAGGCAACGATCCCAACGCGTCGGTGCAGAGGCCTTATGACTGCCACCTCAGCACAAAGGAGCTCAAGGATCTGGGGATCGACGTGTCGACTCAGGACTTTGGCGACTGGTGGAGGCGCGAGGTGAAGGCCTTTAGGAAGTGA
- a CDS encoding ubiquitin-conjugating enzyme has product MASSRSTAPGAAGAKQRLASEFASLLKEPWVHFHDPDMIAANLFHWRFGLVVTNPDSDFYEGYFKVDMSFPTDYPYSPPQFKFATSTGIFHPNVYPDGRTCISILHRPGEDLMSGEMASERWSPLQGVESVLRSVLLLLDDPEIGSPANVDASVTYRDDRARYKQRAREAVARSHKDKPEDFVMPESLEAAKPPPKADYDEDFFQPSDEGEFDFGGSDTDDEGDMEFEDEDEDDEDVKMDTEEKAERRQKKAEDSDDGAL; this is encoded by the exons ATGGCGTCGTCTCGGTCAACAGCCCCCGGGGCCGCCGGAGCCAAGCAGCGTCTTGCATCCGAGTTCGCTTCGCTGCTGAAGGAGCCATGGGTTCACTTCCATGACCCGGACATGATCGCAGCAAACCTCTTCCACTGGAGATTCGGACTGGTGGTCACGAACCCGGACTCGGACTTTTACGAGGGCTACTTCAAG GTCGACATGTCCTTCCCCACAGACTACCCGTACTCCCCACCCCAGTTCAAGTTTGCGACATCGACCGGCATCTTCCACCCGAATGTCTACCCAGATGGACGGACTTGCATATCGATCCTGCATCGACCGGGAGAGGACCTGATGTCTGGCGAGATGGCTTCTGAGCGATGGTCGCCGTTGCAGGGCGTAGAGTCGGTGCTGCGTTCAGTTCTCCTTCTGCTCGATGACCCGGAGATTGGATCACCAGCCAACGTGGACGCTTCTGTCACGTACCGCGATGATCGGGCCAGGTACAAGCAACGGGCGCGTGAGGCGGTAGCACGGAGTCACAAGGACAAACCTGAGGATTTCGTCATGCCCGAGAGCCTCGAGGCTGCCAAGCCACCACCCAAGGCGGACTACGATGAGGACTTTTTCCAGCCGAGCGACGAGGGCGAGTTCGACTTTGGCGGTAGCGACACAGACGACGAGGGGGACATGGAGTttgaggacgaggatgaggatgatgaggacGTCAAGATGGACACGGAGGAGAAGGCAGAGAGGCGGCAAAAGAAGGCCGAGGATAGCGATGATGGTGCTCTGTGA
- a CDS encoding 6-phosphofructo-2-kinase/fructose-2,6-bisphosphatase: protein MDTLLTAEIAANAPRYRRRSSTFIDAIHDVSETQENLAPAQLYSTMSGRLFHSGRIAIVMVGLPARGKTHICVSMARYLSWLGVKSRIFHLGDYRRATVGPGGSVPEDYFFPNASPKSVILRQKILKKCREDIYAWLNHENGQVAIYDAVNPTSSGRRSLAKEFAKHDVQTLFLESYVDDETILTENARNVKISSPDFAGMDPDEAARSYLRRIEMKIPVFEPMQEEELNYIRMINAGRKFFYNNVSFNYLSHRIVYYLTNLHIKSRTTFFVRAGMGVGEEDSSKNDSELSEEGRSYAQKMTDALVKHREQEHAERLANEGNSPGDKPLKPLTIWTSTRLRTIQTAQFLEEKGYKVRQRSQMRQINPGVCEKMSPRALKMMYPDEVAKHEQDPYHHRYPRAESYHDLAVRLEPIILELEREQNDLLIIAHESVLRVLYAYLMHCSAMDIPTLKFPRDEIIEIIPAAYQNEAKRIHIPGLDPRIVPGTPDLVRASDSGVGTPSAGLPVSPLPEPAMSDEQATQETQPLIVFGSPTSSPVPAESSRVASPGQRPTERVISPAADEVKDRVGDED from the exons ATGGATACACTCCT CACTGCCGAGATCGCGGCCAATGCGCCTAGATACCGTCGCAGGAGTTCAACATTCATTGACGCCATCCACGATGTGTCTGAAACTCAAGAAAACCTGGCCCCGGCCCAGCTCTACAGCACCATGTCCGGAAGGCTGTTTCATTCAGGTCGTATTGCCATCGTCATGGTTGGACTTCCGGCTCGTGGAAAGAC ACACATTTGCGTCTCCATGGCGCGGTACCTCTCTTG GCTTGGCGTCAAATCACGTATCTTTCACCTAGGTGACTACCGTCGTGCCACTGTTGGGCCTGGAGGTTCCGTGCCAGAAGACTACTTCTTTCCGAACGCTAGCCCCAAGTCAGTCATTCTTCGCCAGAAAATTCTGAAGAAGTGTCGCGAGGACATTTATGCCTGGTTGAACCATGAGAACGGCCAAGTCGCCATCTACGATGCCGTCAACCCGACTTCAAGCGGCCGAAGGTCGCTGGCGAAGGAGTTTGCCAAACACGATGTGCAA ACATTGTTCCTGGAATCATACGTGGATGACGAGACAATCCTCACGGAGAATGCGCGCAATGTCAAGATATCTTCGCCTGAT TTCGCGGGAATGGACCCCGATGAAGCAGCCAGGTCGTACCTGAGGCGTATTGAGATGAAAATCCCCGTCTTCGAGCCCATGCAGGAGGAGGAACTAAACTACATCCGCATGATCAACGCAGGCCGGAAATTCTTCTACAACAACGTCTCTTTCAACTACCTATCTCATCGTATAGTCTACTACCTGACGAACCTGCACATCAAATCACGAACCACCTTCTTTGTCCGTGCCGGTATGGGCGTCGGCGAAGAGGATTCGTCAAAAAACGATTCCGAGCTATCTGAAGAGGGCCGTTCATACGCTCAAAAGATGACCGACGCTCTTGTCAAACATCGCGAGCAGGAACATGCGGAGAGGCTCGCTAATGAAGGGAACAGCCCTGGTGATAAGCCTCTGAAGCCCCTGACAATTTGGACATCCACCAGGCTGCGAACCATACAGACAGCACAATTCTTGGAGGAGAAAGGATACAAGGTTCGCCAGCGGTCACAGATGAGGCAGATCAACCCGGGAGTCTGCGAAAAAATGTCGCCTCGCGCCTTGAAGATGATGTACCCAGACGAGGTTGCCAAGCATGAACAGGATCCGTACCACCACCGGTATCCACGGGCAGAG TCTTACCACGATCTCGCGGTTCGCCTGGAGCCCATCATCCTGGAGCTAGAGCGCGAGCAGAACGACCTCCTAATCATTGCGCACGAGTCGGTCCTCAGGGTCCTGTACGCCTACCTTATGCACTGCAGCGCGATGGACATCCCGACGCTTAAGTTTCCGAGGGACGAGATTATTGAGATCATACCAGCTGCGTACCAGAATGAGGCGAAACGCATCCACATTCCTGGTCTGGATCCTAGGATAGTCCCAGGGACGCCCGACCTCGTTAGGGCGAGCGACAGCGGCGTAGGAACTCCTTCTGCTGGCCTTCCCGTGTCGCCGTTACCGGAGCCGGCAATGTCGGATGAGCAGGCGACCCAGGAAACTCAACCGCTTATCGTGTTCGGATCGCCGACTTCATCGCCGGTGCCCGCGGAAAGTTCACGAGTTGCGTCGCCTGGGCAGCGGCCCACGGAGAGGGTGATTAGCCCGGCTGCGGATGAGGTCAAGGACAGAGTTGGGGATGAGGATTAG
- a CDS encoding mitochondrial import receptor subunit tom-40 — translation MASATLDIMRNNPLTASVADVYSSFHERRAKLGLTNPGTVENLAKEVQRDVFTNNYAFSGLRGDFTRAFNLNPLFQVSHNFAVGERMPPYTFAAMYGSSKVFMQGSVDNDMQVNARFNWRWSDALVSKTQFSLGTGNQDMAHLESEYTGSDFTTSIKALNPSFFEGGLTGIFMGSYMQSVTKKLALGMEGVWQRAALSQPPDTVMSYVAKYKSDDWIATGQLAGAGALSTTFWRKISEKCQAGIEMTLSLAPGDPAGGMMMGGPSIQAEGVTTAAVKYDFRMSTLRMQVDTKGKMTCLAEKRIAPAIMMTIAAEVDHPTGAAKLGLGVSLESGGEELQERQEALGAAAPSPNIPF, via the exons ATGGCCTCGGCAACATTAGACATTATGCGGAACAACCCGCTGACGGCCAGTGTCGCTGATGTCTACTCATCATTCCACGAGCGACGCGCAAAGCTGGGACTGACGAACCCGGGCACAGTCGAGAACCTGGCAAAGGAGGTGCAGCGCGATGTCTTCACAAACAACTATGCGTTCAGCGGCCTGCGAGGAGATTTCACAAGGGCTTTCAACTTGAACCCTCTTTTCCAGGTGTCACATAATTTTGCCGTTGGCGAGCGCATGCCCCCGTATACTTTTGCTGCCATGTATGGCTCTAGCAAG GTCTTTATGCAGGGCAGCGTCGACAACGACATGCAGGTCAACGCGCGCTTCAACTGGCGGTGGTCGGATGCCCTCGTTAGCAAGACGCAATTTTCGCTCGGCACCGGAAACCAGGACATGGCCCACCTCGAAAGCGAGTACACCGGCAGCGACTTCACCACCTCTATCAAAGCTCTGAACCCTTCATTCTTCGAGGGTGGACTTACCGGAATCTTCATGGGCAGCTACATGCAGTCGGTTACCAAGAAGCTTGCTCTCGGCATGGAGGGTGTCTGGCAGCGCGCCGCTCTTTCGCAGCCCCCAGACACCGTAATGTCCTACGTTGCTAAGTACAAGTCCGACGACTGGATTGCCACGGGTCAGCTTGCCGGCGCTGGTGCTCTCAGCACGACGTTTTGGAGGAAGATTTCCGAAAAGTGCCAAGCCGGCATTGAGATGACTCTTTCTCTGGCTCCTGGCGACCCGGCAGGCGGCATGATGATGGGTGGCCCTTCGATTCAGGCTGAGGGTGTTACCACTGCTGCTGTCAAGTACGACTTCCGCATGTCGACCCTCCGCATGCAGGTTGACACCAAGGGCAAGATGACCTGCCTTGCTGAGAAGCGTATTGCCCCAGCAATCATGATGACCATTGCTGCCGAGGTCGACCACCCTACC GGCGCCGCAAAGCTTGGACTCGGCGTCTCGCTCGAGTCTGGTGGCGAGGAGCTGCAGGAGCGCCAAGAGGCTCTGGGAGCTGCGGCACCGTCACCCAACATTCCTTTCTAG